One Cohnella candidum genomic region harbors:
- a CDS encoding glucuronate isomerase, producing MGTTAGGTSRLRESVKRIVRETPVTDMHTHLFAPAFGGLNLYSLDDLLTYHYLTAETMRWSDLPYEQFWSLSKRGQAEHIWQQLFTAHSPISEATGGLLQVMKELGLDTSSRDLETHRSAWDAWDAGAHVEQVLGAARVRDLVMTNDPFDDAERKVWEAGEGRKDARFHAALRTDPLLNDWPAAARKLPELGYQVSEEWSEETKAEVRRFLREWIGKMDALYLAVSMPGDFVYPADDHRSRMIDEVMIPVCREAGIPFALMIGVRRGVNPGLRLAGDMSMRSDTGAVEALCRRYPEQKFLVTMLARENQHELAVLARKFRNLMIFGCWWFLHVESMMEEMTRFRVELLGTSFIPQHSDCRVFGQLIYKWGRSREIIGRVLADSYERLAGTGWRVEEADIRRDVRDLFGNNFWRFLGRPEKALQEEEA from the coding sequence ATGGGGACGACGGCAGGGGGAACGAGCAGATTGAGGGAGTCCGTCAAACGCATCGTTCGCGAGACGCCGGTGACGGACATGCACACGCATTTGTTCGCGCCCGCGTTCGGCGGGTTGAATTTGTATAGCCTCGACGATCTGCTCACTTACCACTACTTGACCGCGGAGACGATGCGCTGGTCGGATTTGCCTTATGAGCAGTTCTGGTCGCTGTCCAAGCGCGGTCAGGCGGAGCATATTTGGCAGCAGCTGTTCACCGCCCATTCGCCGATCAGCGAAGCGACGGGCGGCTTGCTTCAGGTCATGAAGGAACTCGGACTCGACACTTCCTCGCGGGACTTGGAAACCCATCGTTCCGCCTGGGACGCTTGGGACGCTGGAGCGCATGTGGAGCAAGTGCTGGGCGCGGCCCGCGTGCGCGACCTCGTGATGACCAACGATCCGTTCGACGATGCGGAAAGAAAGGTATGGGAAGCGGGCGAAGGCCGGAAAGACGCGCGGTTTCACGCCGCGCTCCGCACGGATCCGCTGCTGAACGATTGGCCGGCCGCGGCCAGGAAATTGCCCGAGCTCGGCTATCAGGTTTCCGAGGAATGGTCGGAGGAGACGAAGGCGGAGGTTCGCCGTTTCCTGCGCGAATGGATCGGCAAGATGGACGCGCTGTACCTGGCCGTCTCCATGCCGGGAGACTTCGTCTATCCGGCCGACGATCACCGCTCCCGGATGATCGACGAGGTCATGATTCCGGTCTGCCGCGAAGCGGGCATCCCGTTCGCCTTGATGATCGGCGTGCGCCGGGGCGTCAATCCGGGGCTGCGGCTTGCGGGCGACATGAGCATGCGCTCGGATACCGGCGCGGTGGAAGCGTTGTGCCGCCGTTATCCGGAACAAAAGTTCCTCGTCACGATGCTGGCACGGGAGAATCAGCACGAGCTGGCGGTGCTGGCCCGCAAATTCCGCAACCTGATGATTTTCGGCTGCTGGTGGTTCCTGCACGTGGAATCGATGATGGAAGAAATGACGCGGTTCCGCGTCGAGCTGCTGGGAACCAGCTTCATTCCGCAGCATTCGGATTGCCGGGTGTTCGGCCAGCTCATCTACAAATGGGGCCGCTCGCGGGAAATCATCGGCCGCGTGCTCGCGGACTCGTACGAACGGCTGGCGGGTACGGGATGGCGGGTGGAGGAAGCGGATATCCGCCGGGACGTCCGGGATCTGTTCGGCAACAACTTTTGGCGGTTCTTGGGCCGTCCGGAGAAAGCGCTGCAAGAGGAGGAAGCGTAA
- a CDS encoding SDR family oxidoreductase yields the protein MAKGGLDLFDLTGRTAAVIGGNSTLGSAMAEAFGAYGARVAIVGRNAESGEAVCRRIEAAGGAARFFAADAVKREDLARVLAEITEWGGGVDILMNCPGRNSATPFFEIPEEEWDAIMDVNAKSVMLACQVFGRHMVERGSGSIINISSVSSGPPLSRVFTYSASKAAVNSMTQFLAREFAASGVRVNAIIPGFFPAEQNRKILTEERVQSIMTHTPMKRFGEPSELQGAALFLASGRASGFVTGTLLRVDGGFGAMTI from the coding sequence ATGGCAAAGGGCGGTTTGGATCTGTTCGACCTCACCGGGCGGACGGCCGCCGTGATCGGGGGCAACTCGACGCTCGGATCGGCGATGGCGGAAGCGTTCGGCGCGTATGGAGCCCGAGTCGCGATCGTCGGCCGGAACGCGGAATCGGGTGAAGCCGTTTGCCGGCGGATCGAAGCCGCGGGCGGGGCCGCCCGGTTTTTCGCGGCGGATGCGGTGAAGCGGGAGGACTTGGCGCGCGTTCTTGCCGAAATCACGGAATGGGGCGGCGGCGTGGACATCCTGATGAATTGTCCCGGCCGCAACAGCGCGACCCCGTTTTTCGAGATCCCGGAGGAAGAATGGGACGCCATCATGGACGTCAACGCCAAAAGCGTCATGCTCGCCTGCCAGGTTTTCGGCCGGCACATGGTGGAGCGGGGCAGCGGCAGCATCATTAATATTTCTTCCGTTTCTTCGGGACCGCCGCTTTCCCGCGTATTTACCTACTCCGCGTCGAAAGCGGCGGTGAACAGCATGACGCAGTTTCTCGCGCGGGAGTTTGCCGCATCCGGCGTTCGGGTAAACGCGATCATCCCGGGTTTCTTCCCGGCGGAGCAGAATCGGAAGATCTTAACGGAGGAACGCGTGCAGTCGATCATGACGCACACGCCGATGAAGCGGTTCGGGGAGCCGTCCGAGCTGCAGGGCGCGGCTTTGTTTCTGGCGTCCGGGCGGGCGTCCGGTTTCGTGACGGGGACGCTGCTTCGGGTGGACGGCGGCTTCGGCGCCATGACGATCTAG
- the uxuA gene encoding mannonate dehydratase, which produces MYMTFRWFGENDPVTLKNIRQIPGMHGIVSAVYDVPVGEEWPYGKIAGLRDRVEAEGLKLSVIESVPVHEDIKLGLPTRDRYIDNYCRTLKNIGKAGIPVVCYNFMPILDWTRSGLDFEWEDGSTSLIYEEASVVRMNPRSGDLALPGWDTSYSKDEIGRLFRAYESVDEEKLWENLAYFIERIIPAAEEAGVRMAIHPDDPPWPIFGLPRIMTNARNFERFLTLSDSPAHGICLCSGSLGADPANDVAEMVRTFGSQGRIHFAHLRNVRIDGEKDFKETAHLSSAGSLDMGAIVAALYAVGFDGPFRPDHGRMIWGEIGRPGYGLYDRALGAVYLNGLWEGIARARA; this is translated from the coding sequence ATGTACATGACTTTCCGCTGGTTCGGGGAGAACGATCCGGTAACCCTGAAGAATATCCGGCAAATCCCCGGCATGCACGGCATCGTCAGCGCCGTCTATGACGTGCCCGTGGGAGAAGAATGGCCTTACGGGAAAATCGCCGGGCTCCGCGACCGCGTGGAAGCGGAAGGCTTGAAGCTCAGCGTCATCGAAAGCGTGCCGGTGCACGAAGACATCAAGCTGGGCTTGCCAACGCGTGACCGCTATATCGACAACTACTGCCGCACGCTGAAGAATATCGGTAAGGCGGGCATTCCGGTCGTCTGCTACAATTTCATGCCGATCCTCGACTGGACCCGTTCCGGCTTGGATTTCGAGTGGGAGGACGGCTCGACTTCCTTGATCTACGAGGAAGCATCCGTCGTGCGGATGAACCCTCGTTCAGGTGATCTTGCACTGCCCGGTTGGGACACCAGCTACTCGAAGGACGAGATCGGCCGCCTATTCCGGGCTTACGAGTCGGTCGATGAAGAGAAGCTGTGGGAAAACCTCGCCTATTTCATCGAGCGGATCATTCCCGCGGCGGAGGAAGCCGGCGTGCGGATGGCGATCCATCCCGACGATCCGCCGTGGCCGATTTTCGGGCTGCCGCGGATCATGACGAACGCGCGCAATTTCGAGCGGTTCCTCACCTTGTCCGACAGCCCGGCCCACGGCATCTGCTTGTGCAGCGGCTCGCTCGGCGCGGATCCGGCCAACGACGTCGCCGAGATGGTGCGGACTTTCGGCTCGCAAGGCCGGATCCATTTCGCGCATTTGCGGAACGTGCGGATCGACGGGGAAAAGGATTTTAAGGAAACGGCACACCTGTCTTCTGCCGGTTCGCTCGACATGGGCGCCATCGTGGCCGCCTTGTACGCGGTCGGCTTTGACGGTCCCTTCCGTCCCGACCACGGGCGCATGATCTGGGGCGAAATCGGCCGCCCGGGGTACGGCTTGTACGACCGGGCGCTCGGCGCGGTCTATTTGAACGGGCTGTGGGAGGGCATCGCCCGGGCCCGTGCGTAA